The region TGGCGGTTGCCCGTTCTTTTGGAGGAAAAGTTTCAAAAAGGATGGATTGTGAGGTAGATAACAGCGCACCACCTCCGATACCCTGTAAAAAACGAAAGGCCACAAGCTCCCACAAATTATCCGAGAACCCGCACATGGCCGATGCCAGTGTAAACAATAAAATAGAGCCGATGTAATATTGTTTCCGGCCAATCTTTTCGGCTAAAAAGCTGGTCATGGGGATGATGATCACGTTGGCAATGGCGTAAGAGGTGATTACCCAGGCGGTATCTTCTAACGAAGCGCCTAAGTTTCCACTCATGGTGTTGATAGATACGTTAACGATGGTAGTATCGATCAGCTCAATAATAGTGGAGGTGATGATCGTGATAACGATGATCCATTTTCTGAAACCGGTTTCCATAAAGGATGTATATGTATATGATTTTAAATAAACAGGAGTTTAGTCATGTATTCGAATGGAATTGCCCTAATTGGACAATTCATGACCAAAAACCTTTTGCCTGGATGTTGGAATGTCCCAGGTTTCTTAATAGGGAGCGCAGCTCCACAACCAACTGGCGATTCCCTGTCAGGTAAAATGAGGTGTGTGCAGTGCAGTAACCCTGTTCTGCCAGCCAGTCGGCCAGTTCATATGGGTTGGTTAGTGTACATAGCGGCGATCGGAAATAATCTTTAACTAATTGCCCGGCGTGTTGGCTGCCCAGTAATACGGCGCCATCAAAACGGATCCCGGGTAAGGTGAGCTGCTGTAAGGCGAGCAGGTGCCCCAAACTACTGGCATCGCCAAGGCCCACAACCAGGTTGGTGGGATGAGGTGATTGATGCGTATCGCCTATTTTTATGTATTGAACAGCGTCGCCGGCACTAAGCTGCTTCGCCCAGTTGCTTCCACAGCCTTCGTGCGCGATATCGACGAGCAGCGAGCACGTGGCTGTTTCCGCATCCCAACCAAATGGGGTATAATCGCGGTAGCATGAGTCGCCCACCCTGAATTTAATATAAGGAATTTCGGTCCATTGGTGCATAGCAACAAGGGGTAAATGCAGGTCGATCTCTATGATGGTAGCGGGCTCCCAAACACGCACTTCCAGCACCCGCCCGGTTTGGAGCAGCTGCGGTCCGATGAATCTTGCCGCTTTGTTTTTGAATTGTTGTAAAATAGATGTTTCCATGTAACATTTTTTTGATGGTACAAAGAAACTGGCTTTTTAAGTATAAAGAAATGGCGGCTTTGGCGTAATGATAGGACTATTTTCGGTATTGTTCCCGAAAGGCAATTGCTGAGGTGCCTGTTACTTTGCGGAACAAGCGAGAGAAATAAGAATGATCGGTAAAGCCCAAAGTGTGGGCAATTTCTTTAACGGTAAGCTGGCTATAGTATAACAGGCGTTTGGCTTCCATGGTTACTTCCTGCTGTATCCAGTAACTTACCGGGAACCCGGTGACTTTCTTCAATGCTTCGCTTAGGTAAGCTTCGGAAACATTGAGCATGGCGGCGTAATCTGCCGGACTTTTATTGGATCGCAATTCTGCTACCAGCAGGCTTTTAAACTGACTGGTGAGCTGAGCCGGGCGGGATACTTTTAAATTTGTACCTGAATATCCGTTATAGCAGCCTGCTGCGATATTTAAAAAAGATTTTAGTAAAGCATGAATGGTTGTTGCATAAAAGGGATCGTTATCATCCTCATGATATTTTTCGAGGAGCAGCGAAAGCAGGTTTTGACACTGTCTGAGTTGGGTATCATTGAAGGTATAGGGCTGCTGAAGAAATAGCTGCCCCTCAAATACTTTCCGGCATTGGGGGGATATCAGTGAGGTATCCACAGCAATATACCAGCCGCCAACTTCTTCACTAAGGATCCGGTGATGTACCTGCGTTGGCAGGATATAATAAAGCATTCCTCCTGATAATTGAACTTTATTGAAATCGATCACCACAGAACCGACTCCATCTTCCAGCACAAAAAAAATATAATGATCATCCCGGTGCGCACCCAGTATAGCGGGATCACGCTCTGATGGCTCTCCTTTTATAAAATGCTTAATGTGTAAACCCAGGCCAAGGCCGGTTTTATCCTTTAATAAATGAAGAGGGATATTGTTCATTACTCAAAAGTAATCATTTTGGATATTGATGCATGGAAAGCGCCAATTTTAGTAAATTCAATTTAGTATTTTAACCTTAAATATGATGCTTATGCTGAACGATGTATTAGCCGGTTTTTATGAACGCGACCTCCGCAAACTGATAGAGGAAGTGAACTTGTTTAAAAATGAAGAAGACCTTTGGCGAACCCAGGGCACGGTGAAAAACCCGGCCGGAAACCTGGTGTTACATCTCATCGGCGGCCTCAATCACCTTATTGGTAAAACACTTGCCAAAAGCGGTTATGTGCGTAACCGCGACGAAGAGTTTAGCCGGAAGGGTGTAAAAAGAGAAGAACTTGTAACCGGACTTGAGGAATTGATTTTGCTGATCAATCGTACCATAAAAAGCCTTACTCCGGAGCAGATGGATGGAGAGTTTCCCATCTTTTTTGACAAACCACATACGTCTGTTAGTTACGTATTAGTACAATTGATGGCCCATTTGAATTATCATTTGGGGCAGGTGAATTATATCAGGCGGGTGTTGGAGTAACAAGGATGATATTTCAATTAACGGGCAAAAAGTATAAAGCTCGTCTATTCTCATACCGGAAACTTTCATGTATAAGTACATAGATCAAACCCCGCACTTCAGTAAAAGTGCGGGGTTTATTTTTATACCACATAGGTAACCTGATGAGCTTCCCAATGCCTGGGTACCTCCAGTTTAGCTATCAGTTTTTCCATGGCGGCATGTGGTACTACGGCATCCCTGTTTTGGTTTTGCTGATGCAGCTGTGCATAAGGCACTTCGATATAAACAATATGGGTACGGGCCTTGTATGTACTGAAAAGATCAATCAATTGCATACGCATCTGGGCGGTAGTATTGGTCGCGTTCCATACAAAGCTTTGTTGCTTGCGCAGATATAGGCGGGCCAGTTCTTTAGCTGCCTGTACTACCCGGCCGTTGCCTGCCCGATCAGTTGGCGATACACCCTGTTCATTTCTGAGTTTATCCAAAGATATCACAGGCATATCCGGATAGGTCTTTTTAATAAAAGTATCCTTACCCGCACCGGGCAATCCGCTCAATAAAATAACCTCGAAAACAGGTTCTTCAAAAGGAACATAATCTACATAGGCATCATCATTTTGCATATAATACCACATCGCTTCGGTTGTAGCGAACGGATGGCTTGAGCCCCAGCAGTTGTTTTCCTGGCAAAAAGCCTCAAAGCAATCTATGCGATACAGCATCTCGGCCTGATCGTCACAGATGCGACCAAGCATATCGGCCCGGGCAAGCAGCGCGAGCCATTGCGTATTTACCTCCATACTGGCTTTGACCAGCGCTTTTAACGGATCTGGTTTCTCAAATATCCACAATGGCAGGCCGTGATACCGTACCAGCCCGCTGATCTGCTCGCGTATGGCGAATGGGGTCGGGATAGTAGTATATAAAAGCTGCCGGGAGGTAAGCGCACCCTTGCGGGCGTGCCCGTGCGAGGTAATACTACCATCAGGCTCTAATACAGTAGTGCTGTACTTTTCTACATCATGTAATAATGCCGATGCCCATAATATTTCCTGCTCCTGTGCTGTTAGCACCTGGTAAGATACTTGCTGCTCCAGGGAGGTTAATACCATCTGCGTATGTATGGCTACATTGCCTTCGGCATGGTAGCGTTTATCCTGTGGAACTTCGCTCATGCGTTTCACCCAGTCAAATTGCTCCTCGAGGTAGTTCCAGTTTTTATTTTCAGTGATGGTCCACATAGGTGCCTCCTTCGTTATTTAGTTTGGCCCGTTTCCAATGGCGTGTCCAGTGCTCATCGGTTTTCACGTGCCCTTTTCTTACATATTTAAATACATTTTGTGCAAAAGCCGTTACCGGGTAGGCGGCAGCATTGCGGGTAACAATACCTTCCATGGTTACCGGGCTGCAAGTTGCTGCATCATACGGTTGCAGCGCGCCGGGTTTCCGGGTAATATCTATAACCTGCTGTTCAAACAATGTCTTATCGGCAGGTGGTGTAAATACCGAAATCTCGGGTACTACGGGCAGCCCCAGCATTGCCGCATAAAATTGGGTTTCATCCCAGCTTAGCCACTGATCATGCTCGCGAATGGCAAACACGTAGAAGTGGTGTTCCAGGTTGCGATATTCTATGGAATGAACCGCATAGAGATTCTCGACAAATATTTCCAGCGAGCCCAGGTCATTTCTGACCAGCTGCCAAAACCGGCGAATACTTTCGGTCCATGGTGATATGGTTGGTGCCGCGTGTGAGCGTGCAAAGACACCATGTCGCGAAAGGCAATTGTTTTCACCATCGAGTTTTTCGGTATGTACTAAAAGGGGAATCTTTCTAAGATGATCCCAGTAGTCGTGTTGTATCCTGTCATCGCTGGTAGTGCCGGGCGAAAACGGGTAATGATACGTACGGCCATATTTTTGTGAAATAGCCATGTTATAAAAAGTTAAGTAAAAGAAAATAGAATTTTACTCCTTCCCGGGATTGGGAAGGTCATTTAACATCAATATGCAAATGACATTACATGGCTCAAGATTTAAAGCGTTTTTTAATATGGATGCAAAGATAATAAATTATTATACCTGTGGAGCTTTGAAAGCCAGGTATTTGAGATGTAACTTTATTGATCGTTAAAAATTATAAACCAGTAGCCATATGCCCATAGAAGAAAAAGCCGATCTGCTGAAATTTCTCGCGCCCTTCCAACCTGATGTGCAGGAACGGGCCTTGTGGTTGCGCGATTTTGTTTGGGACCTGTTTCCACAAGCTAATGAACTCATTTATGATAATTATAATGCGCTGGCATTTGGCTGGTCGCCAACGGAAAAAA is a window of Mucilaginibacter inviolabilis DNA encoding:
- a CDS encoding AraC family transcriptional regulator produces the protein MNNIPLHLLKDKTGLGLGLHIKHFIKGEPSERDPAILGAHRDDHYIFFVLEDGVGSVVIDFNKVQLSGGMLYYILPTQVHHRILSEEVGGWYIAVDTSLISPQCRKVFEGQLFLQQPYTFNDTQLRQCQNLLSLLLEKYHEDDNDPFYATTIHALLKSFLNIAAGCYNGYSGTNLKVSRPAQLTSQFKSLLVAELRSNKSPADYAAMLNVSEAYLSEALKKVTGFPVSYWIQQEVTMEAKRLLYYSQLTVKEIAHTLGFTDHSYFSRLFRKVTGTSAIAFREQYRK
- a CDS encoding AAA family ATPase, whose protein sequence is MWTITENKNWNYLEEQFDWVKRMSEVPQDKRYHAEGNVAIHTQMVLTSLEQQVSYQVLTAQEQEILWASALLHDVEKYSTTVLEPDGSITSHGHARKGALTSRQLLYTTIPTPFAIREQISGLVRYHGLPLWIFEKPDPLKALVKASMEVNTQWLALLARADMLGRICDDQAEMLYRIDCFEAFCQENNCWGSSHPFATTEAMWYYMQNDDAYVDYVPFEEPVFEVILLSGLPGAGKDTFIKKTYPDMPVISLDKLRNEQGVSPTDRAGNGRVVQAAKELARLYLRKQQSFVWNATNTTAQMRMQLIDLFSTYKARTHIVYIEVPYAQLHQQNQNRDAVVPHAAMEKLIAKLEVPRHWEAHQVTYVV
- a CDS encoding RNA ligase family protein, whose amino-acid sequence is MAISQKYGRTYHYPFSPGTTSDDRIQHDYWDHLRKIPLLVHTEKLDGENNCLSRHGVFARSHAAPTISPWTESIRRFWQLVRNDLGSLEIFVENLYAVHSIEYRNLEHHFYVFAIREHDQWLSWDETQFYAAMLGLPVVPEISVFTPPADKTLFEQQVIDITRKPGALQPYDAATCSPVTMEGIVTRNAAAYPVTAFAQNVFKYVRKGHVKTDEHWTRHWKRAKLNNEGGTYVDHH
- a CDS encoding DinB family protein; the protein is MLNDVLAGFYERDLRKLIEEVNLFKNEEDLWRTQGTVKNPAGNLVLHLIGGLNHLIGKTLAKSGYVRNRDEEFSRKGVKREELVTGLEELILLINRTIKSLTPEQMDGEFPIFFDKPHTSVSYVLVQLMAHLNYHLGQVNYIRRVLE